In a single window of the Gemmatimonadota bacterium genome:
- a CDS encoding TetR/AcrR family transcriptional regulator, with product MMADNAPTTRDRLLEAARELFTTLGYHATTTPILAKRAGVAEGTIYRHFPSKQALLNAAYQESQRWGVAAIRDAVQAGGKTAGERLGTLGRTWLANAESDPARVRLLLNWRLTGELDDASRLAANDLRLGLEQLVAAGKQEGSVRAGVVELWTSVWLALVGFAAEKIATKEWSATHPHALATLDAAWEAIAWRPITTAPPSAES from the coding sequence ATGATGGCCGACAATGCGCCGACCACCCGCGATCGCCTGCTCGAGGCGGCTCGGGAGCTCTTCACGACCCTGGGCTACCACGCCACGACCACCCCGATCCTTGCCAAGCGGGCCGGGGTGGCCGAGGGGACCATTTACCGGCATTTCCCGTCGAAGCAGGCCCTCCTGAATGCCGCATACCAGGAGAGCCAGCGCTGGGGTGTCGCGGCCATCCGTGACGCCGTCCAGGCCGGGGGGAAGACGGCTGGCGAGCGGCTCGGGACGCTGGGCCGGACCTGGCTGGCCAACGCCGAGAGCGATCCGGCGCGGGTCCGTCTGCTGCTGAATTGGCGGCTGACCGGTGAACTCGACGACGCCTCGCGCCTGGCCGCCAACGACTTGCGGCTCGGCCTCGAGCAACTGGTGGCCGCCGGCAAGCAGGAGGGGAGCGTCCGGGCGGGGGTGGTCGAATTGTGGACCTCGGTCTGGCTCGCCCTGGTCGGCTTTGCGGCCGAGAAGATCGCGACCAAGGAGTGGTCGGCGACCCATCCGCACGCCCTCGCCACGCTCGATGCCGCCTGGGAAGCGATCGCCTGGCGTCCCATCACCACAGCGCCGCCCTCGGCCGAGAGCTGA
- a CDS encoding cation:proton antiporter translates to MGDGHVFLPTFALVLCTAAITTVVFQRLKQPVILGYLLAGVMVGPYVTLVPVTADRVTTETLAELGVILLLFSIGLEFSIRRLLRVGPSVAVTALFDVTMMAFLGLTAAYLLGWTPREALYTGALVAISSTTIIAKTFEDHGVGRKLRDLVFGVLIVEDLAAVLFMAGLATLGASGGTSGAGLLGTAMRLFILLMVWVVGGLLVVPRLMRFIVRLKRPETTLVASLGICFAFALLAQYLGYSVALGAFIAGSLISESGKGHAVMELVRPVRDVFAAVFFVSVGMLIQPALLMEYRVAILLLVVVVVVGKLVSVSLGAFLAGQGTQGAIQAGMSMAQIGEFSFIIASLGLATGAVGDFLYPVAVAVSAITTLLTPFMVRQAPAAASYVDRKLPRALQTYAALYATWVEEMRRAPARRTAGDRVKAMIRWLLVDTACVIAVIVGMAIFGVRLEEEFIARLGISASLARIGLYVTAAAGCAPFLLGIFRMARGLAQLLANLALPRTTGFDRAAAPRRSMVATLEITIVFLLGLPVLLATQPFISSFRGVVVFGVILLLMGFGAWRSATNLQGHVAAGAEVLIEALRSSLPPEQATVEMPTTGLTGLYPVDPGAVDRLTTATHMLPGIGAPTPFRMEPHYAAAGKTLAEVGLRGRTGATVLAISRGGVGIPAPSKIERLEPGDTLVLVGTKEALRDARRILIGSASQPAVG, encoded by the coding sequence ATGGGTGATGGGCACGTCTTCTTGCCGACCTTCGCGCTGGTGCTCTGCACCGCCGCGATCACCACCGTCGTCTTTCAGCGGCTGAAGCAGCCAGTCATTCTCGGCTATCTGCTCGCCGGCGTGATGGTGGGACCGTACGTCACGCTGGTGCCGGTCACCGCCGATCGGGTGACCACCGAGACCCTCGCCGAGCTCGGCGTCATCCTGCTGCTCTTCTCGATCGGCCTCGAGTTCTCGATCCGCCGCCTGCTGCGCGTCGGGCCCAGCGTCGCCGTCACGGCGCTCTTCGACGTGACGATGATGGCCTTCCTCGGCCTCACGGCGGCGTATCTCCTCGGCTGGACCCCGCGCGAGGCGCTCTATACCGGCGCCCTGGTGGCGATCTCCAGCACCACGATCATCGCGAAGACCTTCGAGGATCACGGCGTCGGCCGGAAGTTGCGCGACCTCGTCTTCGGCGTGCTCATCGTCGAGGACCTCGCCGCCGTCCTCTTCATGGCCGGTCTCGCGACGCTCGGCGCGAGTGGCGGCACTAGTGGGGCAGGGCTGCTGGGCACCGCCATGCGGCTCTTCATCCTGCTGATGGTGTGGGTGGTTGGCGGGCTGCTCGTCGTGCCGAGGCTGATGCGCTTCATCGTCCGCCTCAAGCGGCCGGAGACGACCTTGGTCGCTTCCCTGGGCATCTGCTTCGCCTTCGCGCTGCTGGCCCAGTATCTGGGCTACTCCGTGGCCCTCGGCGCCTTCATCGCCGGGTCGCTGATCAGCGAATCCGGGAAGGGCCACGCCGTGATGGAACTGGTGCGCCCGGTCCGCGATGTCTTCGCCGCGGTGTTCTTCGTCTCGGTCGGCATGCTGATCCAGCCGGCACTGCTCATGGAGTATCGTGTCGCGATCCTCCTCCTCGTGGTGGTCGTCGTCGTCGGCAAGTTGGTCTCGGTGTCACTGGGCGCCTTCCTCGCGGGGCAGGGGACGCAGGGCGCGATTCAGGCCGGGATGAGCATGGCGCAGATCGGCGAATTCTCCTTCATCATCGCCTCGCTCGGTCTCGCGACCGGCGCCGTTGGGGATTTTCTCTATCCGGTGGCCGTGGCGGTCTCGGCCATCACCACGCTGCTCACCCCGTTCATGGTGCGCCAGGCACCGGCGGCGGCGAGCTATGTCGATCGGAAGCTGCCGAGGGCGCTGCAGACCTACGCCGCGCTCTACGCCACGTGGGTCGAGGAGATGCGGCGCGCCCCGGCCCGCCGCACCGCAGGCGATCGGGTCAAGGCGATGATCCGCTGGCTGCTGGTGGACACCGCCTGCGTGATCGCGGTGATCGTCGGCATGGCGATCTTCGGTGTCCGGCTCGAGGAGGAGTTCATCGCCCGGCTTGGCATCTCGGCGTCGCTGGCCCGGATCGGACTCTACGTGACTGCCGCTGCGGGATGCGCACCGTTCCTGCTTGGCATCTTCCGGATGGCCCGCGGGCTTGCGCAGCTGCTGGCCAATCTTGCCCTCCCGCGGACCACCGGCTTTGATCGAGCGGCTGCACCCAGGCGGTCGATGGTCGCGACACTCGAGATCACCATCGTCTTCCTGCTCGGCCTGCCGGTCCTGCTGGCCACCCAGCCCTTCATCTCCTCGTTCCGGGGCGTGGTTGTCTTCGGCGTGATCCTGCTGCTGATGGGGTTCGGCGCCTGGCGGAGTGCCACCAATCTGCAGGGGCATGTCGCGGCCGGTGCAGAGGTCCTGATCGAGGCGCTCCGCTCCTCGTTGCCGCCGGAGCAGGCCACGGTCGAGATGCCGACGACCGGATTGACCGGGCTCTATCCGGTCGATCCGGGTGCCGTGGATCGTCTCACGACCGCGACGCACATGCTCCCGGGAATCGGCGCGCCGACGCCGTTCCGGATGGAGCCGCACTACGCGGCGGCGGGGAAGACGCTGGCCGAAGTCGGACTGCGAGGACGGACCGGAGCGACGGTCCTGGCGATCAGTCGCGGCGGCGTCGGGATCCCGGCGCCGAGCAAGATCGAGCGCCTCGAGCCGGGGGACACGCTGGTGCTGGTCGGCACCAAAGAGGCGCTCAGGGACGCCCGGCGCATCCTGATCGGTTCGGCCTCGCAACCCGCGGTGGGGTGA
- a CDS encoding saccharopine dehydrogenase NADP-binding domain-containing protein, with product MKMLVLGAGLQGCACAFDLLQDPDVTAVTLADLQPERAARFLTKLDDRRLHLVTLDVTDHAAVRAVMQGQDAVLSAIPYYFNGPMASLAVECGCHFADLGGNTEIVMEQKKLEAEAHAKGLSIMPDCGLAPGMVNILAAEGIRRLDRTDRVRIYVGGLPQHPEPPLNYQIVYSLEGALDYYTTPSWILRDGKSTTIEALSEIEPVPFAEPIGTLEAFHTAGGLSTMAFSFEGKVQEMEYKTLRYPGHATLMKAIRELGLLDLTPIKVKGKDVVPRDAFIAAVTPKLTKPNGRDLVALRVVVSGEKNGAPHSTTFDLIDYFDEVHHISAMMRCTGYSLSLTGLTQVRHQVIRAGVTTPDEGMPYDRYVSGLAARGVVITES from the coding sequence ATGAAGATGCTCGTTCTCGGCGCCGGCCTGCAGGGCTGTGCCTGCGCCTTCGATCTGCTTCAGGACCCCGACGTCACCGCGGTGACCCTGGCGGACCTCCAGCCGGAGCGGGCTGCCCGCTTCCTCACGAAGCTGGACGATCGTCGGCTCCATCTGGTCACGCTCGACGTCACCGACCACGCCGCCGTCCGGGCGGTGATGCAGGGCCAGGACGCCGTCCTCAGCGCGATCCCCTACTACTTCAACGGTCCGATGGCGTCGCTCGCGGTCGAGTGCGGCTGCCATTTCGCCGATCTCGGCGGAAACACCGAGATCGTCATGGAGCAGAAGAAGCTCGAAGCCGAGGCCCATGCCAAGGGGCTGTCGATCATGCCCGATTGCGGCCTCGCGCCGGGGATGGTCAACATCCTCGCCGCCGAGGGGATCCGGCGCCTCGATCGCACCGACCGGGTACGAATCTACGTCGGCGGACTCCCGCAGCACCCGGAACCGCCGCTCAACTACCAGATCGTCTACTCGCTGGAGGGGGCGCTCGACTACTACACCACCCCCTCCTGGATCCTCCGCGACGGGAAGAGCACCACGATCGAGGCGCTGAGCGAGATCGAGCCGGTCCCCTTCGCCGAGCCGATCGGGACGCTCGAGGCGTTCCACACCGCGGGTGGCCTCTCCACCATGGCCTTCTCCTTCGAGGGAAAGGTCCAGGAGATGGAGTACAAGACCCTCCGGTACCCCGGCCACGCGACCCTGATGAAGGCGATCCGCGAGCTCGGCCTCCTCGACCTCACGCCGATCAAGGTCAAGGGGAAGGACGTCGTCCCCCGCGATGCCTTCATCGCCGCCGTCACGCCGAAGCTGACCAAGCCGAACGGCCGCGACCTCGTGGCACTCCGCGTCGTGGTCTCGGGCGAGAAGAATGGCGCACCGCACAGCACCACGTTCGACCTCATCGATTACTTCGACGAAGTCCACCATATCTCGGCGATGATGCGCTGCACCGGCTACTCGCTCTCACTCACCGGGCTCACCCAGGTGCGCCACCAGGTGATCCGCGCGGGCGTGACGACGCCGGATGAAGGGATGCCGTATGATCGCTACGTCAGCGGACTGGCGGCGCGTGGGGTGGTGATTACGGAGTCGTGA